The following are from one region of the Streptomyces decoyicus genome:
- a CDS encoding PspC domain-containing protein, translating to MNDAAPVEEPAPSDPAGPTPPPAPLRRSRRHKVVGGVCGGLGRQWDLDPVIFRVVLAVLAVGGLGLIAYGFAWLLIPLEGEDENEGRRLLSGRVEGPALTALLFALVGCGLFLTTLAKGSMMSFAIMLTLAAAGSAYWSRRRREVETKGPESVDAATAQAVADAPPETMAPPVPTGPSWWRNQHSREAGGPGYLWGPENTPLPLDITYRSEHGAAATAAGRPHPWSDAGRPPGPPPPAHGAPPAPAPRRTRRTGRPIGGWTFLLALLAGGATALAVSRHDGFAPALQAGLAAALVVFGLGLVLSSWFGRTGGGTVFMVVLTALLLAAATALPDNITTDWQKRTWAPASLRDVRPHYEIGSGEGVLDLGELPLKGGRTVHTGAEVGFGRLQVTLPQGVTTRLHISLGLGDIQLPGESPQDVSLSGGGERTLTLPADGLKKGEKPRGSLDLALELGAGQVVIERSEPASAPAPAAPPPPVSPTAPTPQGAPE from the coding sequence ATGAACGATGCAGCCCCCGTCGAGGAGCCGGCGCCCTCCGACCCCGCCGGTCCCACCCCGCCGCCCGCCCCGCTGCGCCGCAGCCGGCGGCACAAGGTCGTCGGCGGCGTGTGCGGCGGGCTGGGCCGGCAGTGGGATCTCGACCCGGTGATCTTCCGGGTCGTGCTCGCCGTGCTCGCCGTCGGCGGCCTCGGCCTCATCGCCTACGGCTTCGCGTGGCTGCTCATCCCCCTTGAGGGCGAGGACGAGAACGAGGGGCGCAGGCTGCTCTCCGGCCGTGTCGAGGGCCCCGCGCTGACGGCGCTGCTCTTCGCGCTGGTGGGCTGCGGACTGTTCCTGACGACCCTCGCCAAGGGCAGCATGATGTCGTTCGCCATCATGCTGACGCTGGCAGCGGCCGGTTCCGCCTACTGGTCGCGGCGGCGCCGGGAGGTGGAGACCAAGGGCCCGGAGTCGGTGGACGCCGCCACCGCCCAGGCGGTTGCCGACGCCCCGCCCGAGACCATGGCGCCCCCGGTGCCGACCGGCCCCTCCTGGTGGCGCAACCAACACTCCAGGGAGGCAGGTGGTCCGGGCTATCTGTGGGGCCCCGAGAACACCCCGCTCCCGCTCGACATCACCTACCGCTCCGAGCACGGCGCGGCCGCGACGGCTGCCGGCCGGCCTCACCCCTGGTCCGACGCGGGCCGCCCGCCCGGCCCGCCTCCGCCGGCCCACGGCGCCCCTCCCGCCCCCGCGCCGCGCCGAACCCGCCGCACCGGCCGCCCGATCGGCGGCTGGACGTTCCTGCTCGCGCTGCTCGCGGGCGGCGCCACCGCCCTCGCGGTCTCGCGTCACGACGGCTTCGCACCGGCCCTCCAGGCAGGGCTGGCGGCTGCGCTGGTCGTCTTCGGCCTGGGGCTCGTCCTCAGCTCCTGGTTCGGGCGGACGGGCGGCGGCACGGTCTTCATGGTGGTGCTGACGGCCCTGCTGCTGGCGGCCGCGACGGCGCTTCCCGACAACATCACCACCGACTGGCAGAAGCGCACCTGGGCCCCCGCCAGCCTCCGCGATGTCCGGCCGCATTACGAGATCGGTTCGGGAGAAGGGGTGTTGGACCTCGGCGAGCTGCCCCTCAAGGGCGGCCGTACGGTCCATACCGGCGCGGAAGTGGGCTTCGGCCGCCTCCAAGTGACGCTGCCCCAGGGCGTCACGACCCGGCTCCATATCTCGCTCGGCCTCGGGGACATCCAGCTGCCCGGAGAATCGCCGCAGGATGTGAGCCTCTCGGGGGGCGGTGAGCGGACCCTCACGCTGCCCGCCGACGGCCTCAAGAAGGGCGAGAAGCCCCGCGGGTCGCTGGACCTGGCTCTCGAACTCGGCGCGGGACAGGTCGTCATCGAGCGCTCGGAGCCGGCCTCCGCCCCGGCCCCCGCGGCCCCGCCGCCGCCCGTATCGCCGACTGCCCCGACCCCTCAGGGAGCCCCCGAGTGA
- a CDS encoding serine/threonine-protein kinase, whose protein sequence is MGTVWRAQDEVLGRQVAVKRLHVAPYLDADELARRYERTTREAQAAARINHPNVVGVHDVVDDAGMPCIVMEYVPSLTLGDVIKEAARQDSSVTPREAARIGRGMVAALRAAHSAGVLHRDVKPGNVLLGEDGRVVLTDFGIAVASGTSTLTKTGELVGSIDYLAPERVRSGKPGPASDLWALGATLYQAVEGRPPFRKDTAVETAYSIAMDPLEAPRNAGVLTPLIEALLAKEPADRPTAEVVEQALRAAEADAETALYGWPTLALGTVGRGDPESTGTNGQTEAPTRAVPHTSGTGTASDSTSTSTGTGAGSPAGTDSDTGSGTGFGAVTGPMSVSDAAGGGRAAGDRTEAQGGAKSRGRRAVRVMVWSVTGVLLAGGGAGAAWYLMHRDADSASQQASDKGAPVPNRPAGSIGPPPPLPDCYRNAKETALGVTFPVPKGWRRIVRDGGRQIIYASGASEAEDTQRAQLTLSVLDFSSPDQVQHFKDVEADFKKMYPVYSRLRMQPTTFQGDPAAIWEFTFGGRARTFRGIDLGFGREGAKEYALYVAAPQADWAKFEKVFSVLKDGFRRTDPMN, encoded by the coding sequence ATGGGTACCGTCTGGCGGGCCCAGGACGAAGTCCTTGGGCGTCAGGTCGCGGTCAAGCGTCTGCATGTGGCGCCGTATCTCGATGCGGACGAACTGGCGAGGCGTTATGAGCGCACCACCCGCGAGGCGCAGGCCGCCGCACGCATCAACCACCCCAATGTGGTGGGGGTGCACGACGTCGTGGACGACGCCGGGATGCCGTGCATCGTCATGGAGTACGTCCCCTCCCTGACGCTCGGCGATGTCATCAAGGAAGCCGCGCGGCAGGACAGTTCGGTCACTCCGCGCGAGGCCGCCCGTATCGGACGCGGCATGGTGGCGGCGCTCCGGGCCGCGCACTCCGCCGGTGTGCTGCACCGTGACGTGAAGCCGGGCAATGTGCTGCTCGGCGAGGACGGCCGGGTCGTGCTCACCGACTTCGGCATCGCGGTCGCCAGCGGTACGTCCACGCTCACCAAGACGGGCGAGCTGGTGGGCTCCATCGACTACTTGGCGCCGGAGCGGGTCAGAAGCGGCAAGCCGGGTCCCGCCTCCGACCTGTGGGCGCTGGGCGCGACGCTCTATCAAGCGGTCGAGGGGCGGCCCCCGTTCCGGAAGGACACCGCGGTCGAGACGGCGTACTCGATCGCCATGGACCCGCTCGAAGCACCGCGCAACGCCGGGGTGCTGACCCCGCTGATCGAGGCGCTGCTCGCCAAGGAGCCGGCCGACCGCCCGACGGCCGAGGTCGTCGAGCAGGCGCTGCGGGCCGCCGAGGCCGACGCGGAGACGGCGCTGTACGGCTGGCCGACGCTGGCACTGGGCACGGTCGGACGCGGCGACCCGGAATCGACCGGCACGAACGGGCAGACGGAGGCGCCGACCCGTGCGGTGCCGCACACCAGCGGGACGGGAACCGCGTCGGACAGCACTTCGACGAGCACCGGGACCGGTGCCGGGAGCCCCGCGGGCACGGACTCCGACACCGGCTCGGGCACGGGCTTCGGCGCCGTGACCGGTCCCATGTCTGTCTCGGACGCGGCCGGTGGCGGGCGGGCCGCGGGGGACCGTACGGAGGCGCAGGGCGGGGCCAAGTCCCGTGGGCGGCGTGCGGTGCGGGTCATGGTCTGGAGCGTCACCGGGGTGCTGCTCGCCGGCGGCGGGGCCGGCGCGGCCTGGTACCTGATGCACCGCGATGCCGACAGCGCGTCCCAGCAGGCCTCTGACAAGGGCGCCCCGGTTCCCAACCGCCCCGCCGGCAGCATCGGACCGCCGCCTCCGCTCCCCGACTGCTACCGGAATGCGAAGGAGACCGCGCTCGGCGTGACCTTCCCGGTACCCAAGGGGTGGAGGCGCATTGTCAGGGACGGCGGCCGGCAGATCATCTACGCTTCGGGGGCCAGCGAGGCGGAGGACACCCAGCGCGCCCAGCTGACTCTGAGCGTTCTGGACTTCTCCTCGCCCGATCAGGTGCAGCACTTCAAGGACGTCGAGGCGGACTTCAAGAAGATGTACCCCGTCTACTCGCGGCTGCGGATGCAGCCGACGACCTTCCAGGGCGATCCCGCCGCTATCTGGGAGTTCACCTTCGGAGGCCGGGCCCGTACCTTCCGGGGGATCGACCTCGGGTTCGGTCGTGAGGGCGCGAAGGAGTACGCGCTCTATGTCGCCGCGCCGCAAGCCGACTGGGCCAAGTTCGAGAAGGTCTTCTCGGTACTGAAGGACGGCTTCCGCCGGACCGACCCGATGAACTGA
- a CDS encoding ATP-binding protein → MTTAPPRAESHYAPAPDPDEPPVRKLYRSADGRLLGGVARGLAGHLGLPVSWVRIVFVALFLADGMGALLYAAFWFFVPLGVGGVDHRHPATAGGKRLLPRHKPDKGQVFALIALLIGTAIVASRFQLGQAKGYVWPVLLIGAGVALVWRQADNSRRAQWLELGRRKGVLPVLRGAAGVLLVGIGVTGIVVLQGSVRHLGSVLQASLAVVVGIALLAGPYLVRITQDLSEERLMRIRAQERAEVAAHVHDSVLHTLTLIQRNAEDPREVARLARAQERELRAWLYKPEGRGKEEDEEPATVAEAVRKSAAEVEDDHGVPIEVVAVGDCPLDEALDAQMQAAREAMVNAAKYGGEGGAVQVFAEVEGLTVFVSVRDRGPGFDLDAVPEDRMGVRESIIGRMERNGGTARLRSAPEGGTVVELEMERPAKERET, encoded by the coding sequence ATGACCACCGCTCCGCCCCGCGCCGAGTCGCACTACGCCCCGGCGCCGGACCCTGACGAGCCGCCCGTGCGCAAGCTGTACCGCAGCGCCGACGGGCGGTTGCTCGGTGGTGTCGCGCGCGGTCTGGCGGGGCATCTCGGACTGCCGGTCTCCTGGGTGCGGATCGTGTTCGTCGCCCTCTTCCTGGCCGACGGCATGGGCGCCCTGCTGTATGCCGCGTTCTGGTTCTTCGTTCCGCTGGGCGTCGGCGGCGTGGACCACCGGCATCCCGCCACGGCCGGCGGGAAGCGGCTGCTGCCGCGGCACAAGCCCGACAAGGGCCAGGTCTTCGCGCTGATCGCGCTGCTCATCGGCACCGCGATCGTCGCCTCCAGATTTCAGCTGGGCCAGGCCAAGGGCTATGTCTGGCCGGTGCTGCTGATCGGCGCCGGTGTCGCCCTGGTGTGGCGTCAGGCGGACAACTCCCGCCGTGCGCAATGGCTCGAGCTCGGCCGCCGCAAGGGCGTGCTGCCGGTGCTGCGCGGCGCGGCCGGGGTGCTGCTGGTCGGCATCGGGGTGACCGGCATCGTCGTGCTGCAGGGGTCGGTGCGCCATCTCGGCTCGGTGCTCCAGGCCTCGCTCGCCGTCGTCGTCGGCATCGCGCTGCTGGCGGGCCCCTATCTGGTGCGGATCACCCAGGACCTCTCCGAGGAGCGGTTGATGCGCATCCGTGCCCAGGAGCGCGCCGAAGTGGCCGCCCATGTCCATGACTCGGTGCTGCACACCCTCACCCTGATCCAGCGCAACGCCGAGGACCCCCGGGAGGTGGCGCGGCTGGCCCGCGCCCAGGAGCGGGAACTGCGCGCCTGGCTCTACAAACCCGAGGGCCGCGGCAAGGAGGAGGACGAGGAACCCGCCACCGTCGCGGAGGCGGTCCGCAAGTCCGCCGCCGAGGTGGAGGACGACCACGGCGTCCCCATCGAGGTCGTGGCCGTCGGCGACTGCCCCCTGGACGAGGCGCTGGACGCCCAGATGCAGGCTGCCCGCGAGGCGATGGTCAACGCCGCCAAGTACGGTGGCGAGGGCGGTGCGGTGCAGGTGTTCGCCGAGGTGGAGGGCCTTACGGTCTTTGTCTCGGTGCGCGACCGCGGCCCCGGCTTCGACCTGGACGCGGTCCCCGAGGACCGGATGGGCGTACGGGAATCCATCATCGGCCGCATGGAGCGCAACGGCGGCACGGCCCGGCTGCGTTCCGCCCCCGAGGGCGGCACGGTCGTCGAGCTGGAAATGGAGCGCCCGGCGAAGGAGCGCGAGACATGA
- a CDS encoding LuxR C-terminal-related transcriptional regulator — translation MSSEGAQQDETGAAAEGRTVRVVLVDDHRMFRTGVQAEIGETGRTGVEVVGEAADVDQALTVITATRPEVVLLDVHLPGGGGVEVLRRSAAMMADAERPVRFLALSVSDAAEDVIGVIRGGARGYVTKTITGTDLVNAVFRVSDGDAVFSPRLAGFVLDAFASTDAPPVDEDLDRLTQREREVLRLIARGYAYKEIAKQLFISVKTVESHVSAVLRKLQLSNRHELTRWAAARRLV, via the coding sequence ATGAGCAGCGAGGGCGCACAGCAGGACGAGACGGGCGCGGCGGCCGAGGGCCGCACCGTACGGGTCGTGCTGGTCGACGACCACCGGATGTTCCGTACGGGCGTCCAGGCCGAGATCGGCGAAACCGGGCGCACCGGCGTCGAGGTGGTCGGTGAGGCCGCCGACGTCGACCAGGCACTCACGGTCATCACCGCCACCCGCCCCGAGGTCGTCCTGCTGGACGTCCATCTCCCCGGGGGCGGCGGCGTCGAGGTGCTGCGCCGCAGTGCCGCGATGATGGCCGATGCGGAGCGACCGGTCCGCTTCCTCGCGCTCTCCGTCTCCGATGCCGCCGAGGACGTCATCGGCGTCATCCGCGGCGGTGCCCGCGGCTATGTCACCAAGACGATCACCGGCACGGACCTGGTCAACGCGGTCTTCCGGGTCTCCGACGGCGATGCGGTCTTCTCCCCGCGGCTGGCCGGCTTCGTCCTGGACGCCTTCGCCTCGACGGACGCCCCGCCGGTCGACGAGGACCTGGACCGCCTCACCCAGCGCGAGCGCGAGGTCCTGCGGCTGATCGCCCGCGGCTATGCGTACAAGGAGATCGCCAAGCAGTTGTTCATCTCCGTGAAGACCGTCGAATCCCATGTCTCCGCGGTGCTGCGCAAGCTCCAGCTCTCCAACCGCCATGAGCTGACCCGCTGGGCAGCGGCCCGGCGGCTGGTCTGA
- a CDS encoding alpha/beta hydrolase, producing the protein MSLTGTPFFLTSVTLLIVAFVLPLALWGRIAGPPLARGLARLLMLLFAQVTAITVVFVLVNNANSLYDTWDDLLGTGSHVEAARDLGPDGMGGRQIKHEPKQLQQFRPADDPRVGPGVRMTDLRGRISGVQGEVYVWLPPQYDDPAYRNKKFPVVELLPGYPGSAKSWLGSLHVAEQLRPLMQRGQVKPAILVAPRTNLLPGADTGCVNIPGKVNADSWLTVDVRKMIIDNFRAGDKPDSWALAGYSAGAHCATKLALAHPDRYRAAVAMSGYNDPALERDSLAGKDPKLRVESNPIHILKAANAAGKPPRTALYVSGAAGDGYQAGLGLRQFAQLPTTVTVQQISSGAGGHTTVVWKNQVPQIFQWLGTQLRA; encoded by the coding sequence ATGAGCCTGACGGGCACGCCCTTCTTCCTCACCTCGGTCACGCTGTTGATCGTCGCCTTTGTGCTGCCGCTCGCCCTGTGGGGCCGAATAGCCGGGCCGCCCCTGGCGCGCGGCCTCGCCCGGCTGCTGATGCTGCTGTTCGCCCAGGTCACGGCCATCACCGTGGTCTTCGTCCTGGTCAACAACGCCAATAGCCTCTACGACACCTGGGACGACCTGCTCGGCACCGGCAGCCATGTCGAGGCGGCCCGGGACCTCGGCCCCGACGGCATGGGCGGCCGGCAGATCAAGCACGAGCCCAAGCAGCTCCAGCAGTTCCGCCCGGCCGACGACCCCAGGGTGGGCCCCGGCGTCCGGATGACCGACCTCAGGGGCCGGATCTCGGGCGTCCAGGGCGAGGTGTACGTCTGGCTGCCGCCGCAGTACGACGACCCGGCCTACCGGAACAAGAAGTTCCCGGTCGTCGAGCTGCTGCCCGGCTACCCCGGCTCGGCGAAGTCCTGGCTGGGCTCGCTGCACGTGGCCGAGCAGCTCCGGCCGCTGATGCAGCGCGGCCAGGTCAAGCCGGCCATCCTGGTGGCGCCGCGCACCAATCTCCTCCCCGGCGCGGACACCGGCTGCGTCAACATCCCCGGCAAGGTCAACGCCGACAGCTGGCTGACCGTCGATGTCCGCAAGATGATCATCGACAACTTCCGGGCCGGCGACAAGCCGGACTCCTGGGCCCTGGCCGGTTATTCGGCGGGCGCGCACTGCGCCACCAAGCTTGCCCTGGCCCACCCGGACCGCTACCGCGCCGCGGTCGCCATGTCCGGCTACAACGACCCGGCGCTCGAACGGGACTCCCTCGCCGGCAAGGACCCCAAGCTGCGCGTCGAGTCCAACCCGATCCACATCCTGAAGGCCGCCAACGCGGCGGGGAAGCCGCCGCGTACGGCCCTGTATGTGTCGGGCGCGGCGGGCGACGGCTACCAGGCCGGTCTCGGGCTGCGGCAGTTCGCGCAGCTTCCGACGACAGTGACCGTGCAGCAGATCTCGTCGGGCGCGGGCGGCCACACGACGGTGGTGTGGAAGAACCAGGTGCCGCAGATCTTCCAGTGGCTGGGGACGCAGCTCAGGGCGTGA
- a CDS encoding C40 family peptidase — MTATVASHRKPRQHPLAALTGGSRTARTARTAATLALAGAATAAGLDGTGQAAPQPTPAQVKDRVDALYQEAEVATQSYNGAKEDAERAREQLSRLQDEAARRTEKLNAARSDLGTMAASQYRSGGIDPTVRLLLSADPQRYLDGAAVLQRTGSHQATAMAGYARRLGSVRQVQRRAEDTAERLAGTEAALKKHRVTVVHKLGAAEQLLSRLTAEQRQRMAGRGGAHGGAGEGRAHRGTGRGDGLRGGTGPEAAAAAAQAADPRAARAVAFAYAALGKPYVWGATGPSAFDCSGLTQAAWKAGGVALPRTTYTQISSGPRVDRSQLAPGDLVFFYSGISHVGLYVGDGKMIHAPHPGAPVRIAPIDQMPFAAATRPA; from the coding sequence GTGACGGCCACCGTGGCCTCGCACCGCAAGCCGCGGCAGCATCCGCTCGCCGCGCTCACCGGCGGCTCGCGCACCGCGCGCACCGCCCGTACGGCCGCCACCCTGGCCCTGGCCGGTGCGGCCACCGCCGCCGGCCTCGACGGCACCGGCCAGGCCGCACCCCAGCCCACCCCCGCCCAGGTCAAGGACCGGGTCGACGCGCTGTACCAGGAGGCAGAGGTGGCCACGCAGAGCTACAACGGCGCGAAGGAAGACGCCGAGAGGGCACGCGAGCAGCTGAGCAGGCTTCAGGACGAGGCCGCCCGCAGGACCGAGAAACTGAACGCCGCCCGCAGCGACCTGGGCACCATGGCCGCGAGCCAGTACCGCTCCGGCGGCATCGACCCCACCGTACGGCTGCTGCTGTCGGCGGACCCGCAGCGCTACCTGGACGGCGCCGCGGTCCTCCAGCGCACGGGCAGCCACCAGGCGACCGCGATGGCCGGCTACGCGCGCCGGCTCGGCAGCGTACGGCAGGTCCAGCGGCGGGCCGAGGACACCGCGGAACGGCTGGCGGGTACCGAGGCGGCGCTGAAGAAGCACCGGGTCACGGTCGTCCACAAGCTGGGCGCCGCCGAGCAGTTGCTCAGCCGGCTGACCGCGGAGCAGCGGCAGCGGATGGCGGGCCGGGGCGGTGCGCACGGCGGCGCGGGCGAGGGCCGTGCGCACCGCGGGACCGGGCGCGGGGACGGTCTTCGCGGCGGCACCGGCCCGGAAGCCGCGGCGGCCGCGGCGCAGGCCGCCGACCCCCGTGCCGCGCGGGCCGTCGCCTTCGCCTACGCCGCCCTCGGCAAGCCGTACGTCTGGGGCGCGACGGGCCCCTCCGCGTTCGACTGCTCGGGGCTGACCCAGGCCGCCTGGAAGGCCGGCGGGGTCGCGCTGCCCCGTACGACCTACACCCAGATCAGCTCCGGACCGCGCGTCGACAGGTCCCAACTCGCCCCCGGTGACCTGGTGTTCTTCTACTCCGGGATCAGCCATGTGGGGCTCTACGTCGGGGACGGCAAGATGATCCACGCGCCGCACCCGGGGGCGCCGGTACGGATCGCGCCGATCGACCAGATGCCGTTCGCGGCGGCGACCCGGCCGGCCTAG
- a CDS encoding C40 family peptidase translates to MASHRKPRTSILASPGGRRTAVGLTTAALASATLLSQSADAAPRAPKPGIEEVKQKVDGLYHQAEVATQKYNAVKERAEAQRDTVDGLLDAAAKRAEKMNESRRMLGTFASAQYRTGGLNPTAQLMLAKDPQQFFDRSHLMERMTGRQKQAVSDYQEQQAAAARQRAEASRSLERLQTSQASLKESKRSVQDKLAEARQLLSRLTAQEKARMAELERRKEAAAKRKAEEEARKQQERERQRQHDGGGSAGGQTGGGTDDGSTGGSSSAKAEKALAFARAQTGKPYVWGATGPSSYDCSGLTQAAWKAAGVDLPRTTWDQVKVGQRIATKDLKPGDLVFFYDDISHVGMYIGGGKMIHAPHPGANVREESIYYMPIYGSVRPG, encoded by the coding sequence TTGGCGTCGCATCGCAAGCCGCGCACCAGCATTCTCGCCTCACCCGGAGGCCGTCGTACGGCGGTCGGGCTCACCACCGCCGCCCTCGCCTCGGCCACCCTGCTCTCGCAGTCCGCCGACGCGGCACCCCGGGCGCCCAAGCCCGGCATCGAAGAGGTCAAGCAGAAGGTCGACGGCCTCTACCACCAGGCCGAGGTGGCCACCCAGAAGTACAACGCCGTCAAGGAGCGCGCCGAAGCCCAGCGCGACACCGTGGACGGCCTGCTCGACGCCGCCGCCAAGCGCGCCGAGAAGATGAACGAGTCCCGGCGCATGCTGGGCACCTTCGCCTCCGCGCAGTACCGCACCGGCGGCCTGAACCCGACGGCGCAGCTGATGCTCGCCAAGGACCCGCAGCAGTTCTTCGACCGCAGCCACCTCATGGAGCGGATGACCGGCCGGCAGAAGCAGGCCGTCTCCGACTACCAGGAGCAGCAGGCGGCGGCCGCCCGGCAGCGCGCGGAGGCGTCCCGCAGCCTGGAGCGGCTACAGACGTCGCAGGCCTCCCTCAAGGAGTCCAAGCGGTCCGTCCAGGACAAGCTGGCCGAGGCCCGGCAGCTGCTGTCCCGGCTGACCGCCCAGGAGAAGGCGCGGATGGCGGAGCTGGAGCGCCGCAAGGAGGCGGCGGCCAAGCGCAAGGCCGAGGAGGAGGCGCGCAAGCAGCAGGAGCGGGAGCGCCAGAGGCAGCACGACGGCGGCGGCTCCGCCGGCGGGCAGACCGGTGGCGGCACCGACGACGGCTCCACCGGAGGCTCGTCCTCCGCCAAGGCCGAGAAGGCGCTCGCCTTCGCCCGCGCCCAGACGGGCAAGCCGTACGTCTGGGGCGCCACCGGCCCCAGCTCCTACGACTGCTCGGGGCTGACGCAGGCGGCGTGGAAGGCGGCCGGCGTCGATCTGCCGCGGACCACCTGGGACCAGGTCAAGGTCGGCCAGCGGATCGCCACCAAGGATCTCAAGCCCGGTGACCTGGTCTTCTTCTACGACGACATCAGCCACGTGGGCATGTACATAGGCGGCGGCAAGATGATCCACGCACCGCACCCGGGCGCCAACGTCCGGGAGGAGTCGATCTACTACATGCCGATCTACGGGAGCGTCCGCCCGGGCTGA